One Rosa chinensis cultivar Old Blush chromosome 5, RchiOBHm-V2, whole genome shotgun sequence genomic region harbors:
- the LOC112203254 gene encoding protein PXR1, with translation MACTIDFRCLDKGFGGKTYKRKRNPEAAVDDQDAAMEIDATYPPPAKRSMVSFSDNPDRLVVIAGKVSERKWKQPRKQRSSVVQVSRKGTTFEEREKNKSVKKAYKERMAELKGEIKKNKEEKRRKREEREKKKENILPEEMIKRNNK, from the coding sequence ATGGCTTGCACAATCGACTTCCGCTGCCTAGACAAAGGCTTCGGCGGCAAAACCTACAAGCGCAAGCGGAACCCCGAAGCCGCCGTTGACGACCAAGATGCCGCCATGGAAATCGACGCCACCTACCCACCTCCTGCGAAGCGATCTATGGTGTCCTTCTCGGACAATCCGGACAGACTAGTCGTGATCGCCGGGAAGGTCTCCGAGCGAAAGTGGAAGCAGCCGAGGAAGCAGAGGTCGTCAGTGGTTCAGGTGAGTCGGAAGGGGACGACGTTCGAGGAgagggagaagaacaagtcGGTGAAGAAGGCGTACAAGGAGAGAATGGCGGAGCTGAAGGGGGAGATTAAGAAGAAcaaggaggagaagaggaggaagagggaggaaagggagaagaagaaggagaatatTCTTCCGGAGGAGATGATCAAGAGGAACAATAAGTAA